ATCAATACCCTCAATGCTGTGGAGTGAGCATAACAATGGTAGATCAAGGACGCTTAAACAATCAGGTCGATCCACAGATACAGGAGCTAAACCACCAGATTGAGCAACTCCAGCAGCGGCTTAGGTTGGCGCTTCAAGAAAAAAACGATTTAGAAGCCATTCTAGCAACTGTTACCCACCACTCCGATCAGATTTTGGATAGCATCGAACGAGAGAAGACTGACTTAGAGATTCTGCTCGAAAACACAACTGAGCATTCCAGCCAGTTAGAGTCTGAGTTGCAACACCAGGTTGAAGAAGAACGACGACAGCGAGAAGAACAGTTTCAGTTAATTACTGCGGCCACACCTGTAGGACTACTGATCTCACAAATCGCTGATGGGCAGATTCTATACGCAAACCAAACGATAGGAGCGATATTAGAGCTTTCGCCACCAGAACTTCTCAACTACCACACCGTTGATTTTTATATGAATCCTATGGAGTGGCAGACCCAGTTGAATGAGATTGCCACCCAGCAGAAGTTTCAGGGCGAACTCCTGTTTAAACAGGTCAATGGCTCTCCCTTCTGGGTTCTCATCTCGATATGTCCCTTTGTGTTTCGGGGAGTCGAAGCACTGTTAATTGCAATTACGGATATCAACGATCGCAAACAAGCAGAAGAAGCACTGCGACTGACAGAAGCAAAATACCGCGGTATCTTTGAGAACGCCATCGAAGGCATTTTCCGCACTTCTCTAGAAGGACGTTATCTGGAGGTGAATCCAGCAATGGCAGCTATGTTTGGCTATGCCTTTCCAGACGAGATGACGGAGGCGATTACGGATATTGCTCTTCAGGTCTTTGTCAATCCCAATCGCCGCCAAGATTTTGAACTCGCGCTAGCCACTCAGGGTGAAATTAAAGATTTTGAGTATCAGGTGTATCACCGGGACGGTAGCACTTTTTGGGTTTCTGAATGGGCAC
This Nostoc sp. C052 DNA region includes the following protein-coding sequences:
- a CDS encoding PAS domain-containing protein encodes the protein MVDQGRLNNQVDPQIQELNHQIEQLQQRLRLALQEKNDLEAILATVTHHSDQILDSIEREKTDLEILLENTTEHSSQLESELQHQVEEERRQREEQFQLITAATPVGLLISQIADGQILYANQTIGAILELSPPELLNYHTVDFYMNPMEWQTQLNEIATQQKFQGELLFKQVNGSPFWVLISICPFVFRGVEALLIAITDINDRKQAEEALRLTEAKYRGIFENAIEGIFRTSLEGRYLEVNPAMAAMFGYAFPDEMTEAITDIALQVFVNPNRRQDFELALATQGEIKDFEYQVYHRDGSTFWVSEWARVVQNAQGASLYYEGSCIDITKRKQQEDSLRQQVRKLQIEIDQSKRIKTVAEIEQTDYFQWLMQEADNLRHKDK